One part of the Quercus lobata isolate SW786 chromosome 7, ValleyOak3.0 Primary Assembly, whole genome shotgun sequence genome encodes these proteins:
- the LOC115953454 gene encoding zinc finger protein ZAT5-like: MMMEAQEEVMGYKDHTQIIKGKRTKRQRLPSPLRLTMATTSSSGGGGEGSSTGGVRIYDYSGGLERAVASPTTSVEFAESTEEEEDMANCLILLAQGHSRKVSSSEPVATTNNSDKAAAAAGSHAFQCKTCDRCFPSFQALGGHRASHKKLKANTEEKKLVLVVDEEDDHRFNSTSTTLSLQTANRVQCNSNNNKAKVHECSICGTEFSSGQALGGHMRRHRTFISPTATTMSVGASSPDQSLEAKKQRNNIVQLDLNLPAPEDDQRADSKFSFMSKDRVLVFSASSLVDCHY, translated from the coding sequence ATGATGATGGAAGCTCAAGAAGAAGTGATGGGGTATAAGGATCACACACAAATAATCAAAGGCAAACGTACTAAGCGCCAAAGGCTACCATCCCCACTTAGGCTAACTATGGCTACGACCTCAtctagtggtggtggtggtgagggTAGTAGTACTGGTGGTGTAAGAATTTATGATTATTCTGGTGGACTTGAACGTGCTGTGGCTTCTCCTACCACCTCAGTTGAATTCGCAGAAAGTACAGAAGAAGAGGAGGACATGGCCAATTGTTTGATTCTTTTGGCTCAAGGACATAGCCGAAAAGTTTCATCATCAGAGCCAGTGGCTACAACAAATAATAGCGAtaaagcagcagcagcagccgGGTCACATGCGTTCCAGTGCAAGACTTGTGATCGGTGCTTCCCTTCGTTCCAAGCGCTCGGTGGACACAGAGCCAGTCACAAGAAACTTAAGGCTAATACAGAAGAGAAGAAATTGGTTTTGGttgtggatgaagaagatgatCATCGATTTAACAGTACTAGCACAACCCTTTCATTGCAAACAGCTAATAGGGTTCAGtgtaatagtaataataacaaAGCTAAGGTTCATGAGTGTTCGATATGTGGCACTGAGTTCTCATCTGGCCAAGCCTTAGGGGGACATATGAGGCGGCATAGAACGTTTATTAGTCCAACTGCAACAACCATGAGTGTGGGAGCAAGTAGTCCTGATCAGTCTCTTGAAGccaagaaacaaagaaacaatattGTACAATTGGATCTTAATCTTCCAGCCCCAGAAGATGATCAAAGAGCCGATTCCAAGTTTTCATTCATGTCGAAAGATCGAGTCCTCGTCTTCTCGGCCTCTTCTTTGGTGGATTGCCATTACTAA